A region of the Cricetulus griseus strain 17A/GY chromosome 7, alternate assembly CriGri-PICRH-1.0, whole genome shotgun sequence genome:
AAATGGCTCTGACAGTCATTTGTCCATTGACAATACTTCTAGCTCCTTCACTTCCTATACATtaaagccgtgtgtgtgtgtgtgtgtgtgtgtgtgtgtgtgtgtgtgtgtgtgtgtgtgtgtgtgtgtttgtgtgtgtgtgtgtgtgtgtgtgtgtgtgtgtgtgtgtgtgtgtgtgtgtgtgttgtatatactTCCTTGTAATTTCATTGTTGGTCTTTCATGTTCCAGACTGTAGTTAACGTTGACTCTTGGTCATATGCCCTTGTTTATTcatatgtttgtttgctttggttgaAACATAACTTTAGGGATCTTGTGGGACCTGAACTGAAATGGCTTCTCTTGGTTAATACAGAATATCACTAACTTtattttgtctgtgtgcatgcatgttcatacagGTGAAGgtacaccagtgtgtgtgtgtgtgtctgtttgtgtgtctgtctgtgtgtgtgtgtgtgtgtgtgtgtgtctttctgtctgtctgtctgtgtctgtgtgtcttagGAACACTACCCATTGTATTTTTGACACAGTCTCTCATTGGCGTAGGGCTCTCACTCAGCTAGattgtctggccagcaagcctgagggatccacctgtctctgtccccccaTCACTGAGGTTACAGCACACACcgtcacacctggctttttcacTTGGGTTCTGGGGCCAAACTCAGGCCCTAGTGGTGCCTTACCAGCTGATCCAACTCCCCAGACCTATTAacttaaatcttaaaataattcaCTGGACTGGAGTTTCTCAGACCATGGAAGTATTAACCTGGTTTCCTGAGTATGCTCATCTTTCACATAGCTTCCTTAGCATCAAAAATCTTTTTTatcaggccaggtgtggtggctcacatcttttatcccagcactcaggagtcagaggtaggtggatctctgtgagtctgaggcttgGGTCTACatcaaagttccaggccagctggggctacacagagaggccctgtctcaaaacaacaatagaaAATGTATCCATCCCCACTAAAAACTTCACTTTCAGAGCACACTCTCAGTGCTTCTCAAGCTTCCTTAGGCTATGACAGTCAAGCTATCCAGTTCCTTCTGTTAAGGTAACcaccccaacaataaaattattttgttgctattttgtaactgtaattttgctactgttatgaaccgtAATGTACATATCTAATATGCTgcatggtcttaggtgacccctgtgaaagagtcatttgacccacaggctgagaaccactcaCCTCTTTTATCAAATCAGGGCCTGTcactccagcactgggaaggcagagagagacaggtagACGCTCAGAGCTTGCTGGCAGCCCGTGGACCTGAAACAGTGACCTCCAGGTTCAATAAAAGACTTGGCTCAAAGATTAAACTGGAGAAGCAATGAGGAATGGCACCCTGACACCCTAAATCCTCACACACGTTTTTTAATTAAAGGCTTTGCTTGTGCTTGCTGCTCTGTTTGATGTATTCTAGCCATCTTTTGAATGTTCAACATTTTGTTCCTTCTAAAGTTAATAATTATAAGTGGTTTGTTTTGAACATTTTCTCCAACAATTATATTTGTTCCTGGGTATCATTTCTCATTTGCAGCTTTGAGTCTACCTGTCAGGGAGTATACGGTTTGTATTGTAGTGtatggtgatttttgtttgtggtATATGGTGATTTTTGAGATTGTTTATTTTCAAGGGCAGGCCTCAATGTGTAGAGATGGTATCTGTATTCCAGGACCATTGTGGGATAGGCTTCCTTTTTGAGGGGTCTGCAGATCTGCATATCTCAGGTTCCGAGGACCCTTCAGCTTCCTCGGAAGAGAACAGAACAATTATAGTTGACTGCACAATTTCCAGGACTCAGTGGAAAATGAAGAGGGTGGGTCCCGTGTTCAAAAGTCAGGAAAACATTCAGctaaaaatactaaattttatcttttaaaaacatctacTACTTATGATATATAatagggagggaagaggagggggaggggaggggaggggaggcgaAGGCTGGATTGGAGGTGTATTCATGATAAACCTGAAGTCTCTAAAATAATAGAACCAAAATTCAGGAAGGAGTAGGAGGTGAGAAGCAGAGTAGGCAAGTGCAGAAATATTCTGAGAAAGGACAATATATAGAAAGACTAGGAACCTACTGACAGAAAGGGAGCAAGAGGCTGTAAGCTAGGTTCTTCCTTTACAGCTAAAGAAACTGGGGGGCCATGGATGCTGACGGCTTCCCCCATATGACCTGCCTAGCAACACAGCTCAGGCAAAAACATGTGCAGAATAAATGGTAATTCAGGAAGGataaaggacttttttttttcatttaaaactcaGCTTCCCAGAAGCAGAGACCCGCAGctcaactctggaatccagttgcagtgagggaggagtgatgagcaaaggggtcaagaccaggctggagaaacccacagaaacagctgacctgaacaaggggttgctcctggaccccagactgatagctgggaaaccagcataggaccaacacagaccccctgaatgaggaggtcagcttggatgtctggacaatctgtggggccactggtatacgaatggactttgggagccttctctacatagagggatactctctcagcctagacacacaggggagggtctaggccctgctccaaatgatagaacagactttaaagattcccccatggaaggcctcccctccctgggaagcagaaagggtctggtataggggatcagtggggggggggggaggcaggagaggaggggagggagagggaactgagtttgacatgtaaaagaagcttgtttctaatttaaataaaaaatatttctcagagtttctggaaaaaaaaaaaaaactcagcttCCTTCCTCTAGAATCCAGGGCCCATGgtcttgaaattattttcaacttCTCTGATAGAGAACAAGACAGATAATGATTTACTTGCCAGAGAAATGCAGATGATATTGGGCAAGGGAAAGAGAACTGTGTCTACCACActgctttttaattctttaaggaATGTTATGCTCGTGGAGCCTGGAAGGCAGGAAGAGTTGCTCACACTAAATTGAAAGGCATCACTCTAATAACTTTGGTAGTCCTCCACCCTGCTCCCTCCCAAAGACAACAAACACCAAGGTAACTACCCACCTACGGAAGTGGACGCAGCAGAGTAAAGACAGTCATTAGGGGAAAATGTCACCCACTTATGGGTAATTCTCAGTGAGCTGGCAAACACCATTTTGCTAGACGAGGCAGAGTTCACCTAGAGACACCCCAACGATGTGTATATAAAGCAGTCCTCACCCAGTAGGACATTCACCTTCAGAGCAGCACTCCAGCGTAAGCGCCATGTCTGTTCGCTTCTCCTCCGCTTCCAGACGGCTGGGCTCCGTGAGGCTCTCCAGTGCAGGAACAGCCTTGGGGGCTGGAAATGCATGCGGTGTGCCAGGCATCGGAAGTGGCTTCTCCTGCGCCTTTGGGGGCAGTACATCGGCAGGAGGGCTCGGTCTGGGCAGCGCTTCTTGCGGGGCCTTTACTACGAATGAGCACGGCCTCCTGTCAGGCAATGAGAAGGTGACCATGCAGAACCTCAATGACCGCCTGGCCTCCTACCTGGAGAACGTTCAAGCCCTGGAGGAGGCCAACGCTGACCTGGAGCAGAAGATCAAGGACTGGTATGAAAAATTTGGACCCGGGTCGTGCCGTGGTCTCGATAATGACTACAGTGTATACTTCCCGATCATCGATGACCTCAGGTCCCAGGTAAGAAGTACCCAGGGGCATAGAGACAAGGAAAAGTAGGAGAGGTCACAGAAAGACATGAAGCACAGCTTCTAGAACTTCATTACCAATATTCAAAATAAtgtctgggctggggagatggctcagcaattaaaaacactggctattgctcttccagaagacctgggtttaattgCCAGCatctacacagtggctcacaaacctctgtaactccagttccaggggacctgaagcCTTCTCCCAGTCTCTGGGGATACAAACATACAGGAAAGACACCAATACACATCAAATAAGTGaatcttaaaaaacaataataataataataattcatattACAATTATAATCTTTGAGCTTGACCCACCCATCATCTGAAATtaggtatgcatgcatgtttttagtaatagaaaatatttaaaaaaactgcCCAACATCTCCAACTAGATATTTATAAACTTAAAAGGGAATTTTTAAGGTAAagtggaaattaaaatataaagtatcttACGATCTGACTGTATCTTAAGTCCTCATTTTCAAAACATCTTGTCATCAGCTGTAGGTTCTAGAAGTATTCCTATGATTTCGAATGTTATTTAATTGCAAGGCAATTTGGGTATTTTACTATGTCCTACCTCTTACCTAACTCTCCATTCATCAGATAATCTCTGCAACTGCAAATAACGCCAACATCGTCCTGCAAAATGACAACGCAAGACTGACGGCTGATGACTTCAAAATGAAGTGAGTTTTGCCAAAGGCAAATAGACCAAAAGTTGTCTGGGCACTTCCCTCTTTGCCTTGGGTTGTTGGGAGTCTTTTCCGCTCTGCTTTTGTCCATCTGTTCATTTTAAAGCATTAATTAATTAACCTAATTAACTTAGAAAATTTGGAGCTAACACAAATGAGCATCGAGGTCACAGGGAGGGGAACTTTGAATATCCCCATTGTCTTGCTTCGTACAAGTGCGTCTGTCTATTCCATCGCCGGTGGGTCTCACTGAAGCTTGCTGTATTAGGTAAAGTTTTAGGATGACCTGCAAAGTGGGGTGACTCAAATCTGGTAGGCGAGAATGAACCTTTCCAACACGCCTCTAAGGTACGAAAATGAACTGGCGCTTCATCAGAGCGTCGAGGCAGACATCAACGGCTTGCGAAGGGTCCTGGACGAGCTGACCTTGTGCAGAACTGACCTCGAGGTCCAGCTGGAAACACTCACTGAGGAGCTGGCATACCTCAAGAAGAACCATGCGGAGGTAGGCACTCAGGCTTCCCTGCCTTCCTAGCCCGCCTCCTCCGCAAAATCAAAACCTATTTTAAGATGGTAAATGGTATATCTTAGTATCAAGACTGATTTAATTCCCCTCTACGCCTTTGAAATGCTTCTATTATTCCCTCTCAAGTGAAACAAACCATCCCAGGACGGTAGCTCACAGCTACAATCCCAGAttaggcaagaggattgctgagAGTCCAAGGGCAGGCAGCCTGattaagactgtctcaaaagagaaaaagaaacaaacttcacAAAAATCTTTGAGCCGCATGGAGCCTGTCCGCTTGGCTCCCTTACGAACAGTCAGAACCTAATGTGGCTGAACAAAACCGTTTCAGGAAATGCAGGCTCTGCAGTGCGCCGCTGGAGGCAATGTGAACGTGGAGATGAACGCAGCCCCTGGCGTGGACCTCACAGTCCTGCTGAACAACATGCGAGCCGAGTACGAGGCTCTGGCTGAGCAGAACCGCAGGGACGCCGAGGCCTGGTTCCAGGAAAAGGTAAAGGCAGgctcacaggcacacacctaTTGCCCGGAGTGGATGCCCTGTGCCCACCCTGACTCCCCCTCCTGCCTTTGCAGAGCGCTTCCCTGCAGCAGCAGATTTCAGACGATGCTGGAGCCACCACATCAGCCAGGAACGAACTTACTGAGATGAAACGGACCCTCCAAACCCTGGAGATAGAGCTACAGTCCCTCTTAGCCATGGCAAGTATAAGGGACAAGGCAGATTTGCTGTAGAAGTTGAAAAAAACTCACAAGAATTTCCATTCTCGTAGTGCTACTCACTTGGGATTTTATCCATTGACTACTAACGTGGGCATCTGCCTGAAAATTATACCTAGATATTAATAAGCCCCGCAGACCTGCAAATACGCTTATTTTGACTTTCTTCAGAAGAAAGGTCATTTTACCTTCACCAAAAATCTCTGCAGAGCAAAAGTATGTTCCCTGGTTTCCCCACCCAGCCTTCCCGTTGGTCAGTTAATTAAGAGCACTTAAGTTCCTTTTAAGTGGCATAAATAAGAAGCAAAGTAGAGGTGTGAAGGTTGAGTCTAAATCTCGAGACGCAACTAATGACAGTAA
Encoded here:
- the LOC100759216 gene encoding keratin, type I cytoskeletal 27 isoform X2, whose amino-acid sequence is MSVRFSSASRRLGSVRLSSAGTALGAGNACGVPGIGSGFSCAFGGSTSAGGLGLGSASCGAFTTNEHGLLSGNEKVTMQNLNDRLASYLENVQALEEANADLEQKIKDWYEKFGPGSCRGLDNDYSVYFPIIDDLRSQIISATANNANIVLQNDNARLTADDFKMKYENELALHQSVEADINGLRRVLDELTLCRTDLEVQLETLTEELAYLKKNHAEEMQALQCAAGGNVNVEMNAAPGVDLTVLLNNMRAEYEALAEQNRRDAEAWFQEKSASLQQQISDDAGATTSARNELTEMKRTLQTLEIELQSLLAMKHSLECSLTETEGNYCTQLAQIQAQISALEEQLHQVRTETEGQKLEYEQLLNVKAHLEKEIETYCRLIDGDEGSCVKSKGGPGNQTKDSSKTAIVKTVVEELDPRGKVLSSRVHTLEEKSTKVNKNEQR